A genomic window from Clostridium aceticum includes:
- a CDS encoding DUF362 domain-containing protein gives MEKKIVSLIQCREYDDKLIKESIEKSFDHLGGIGKFINRGDKVLLKLNLLMKKNPEDATTTHPVFTKALAQVLIEYGAEVIIGDSPGGPFNSSLLRGVYKACGIEAAAAEVGAKLNFNTNTIDIQNQNGLILKRITAIEVLQEVDKVISVSKLKTHGMMMFTGAVKNMFGIVAGLEKAEYHVRMPNNEDFSNALVDICLAANPILSFMDGIVGMEGAGPSAGDPREIGAVLASTSPYHLDVVATSLIGLTPAKVPTIQRAIERGLCKGNFEDIDLKGEKVDSFLLTDFVVPEIRSLDLLEGKLPKFLRDILNNMLQPKPVFMHDDCVGCSDCAESCPPKVIDMVSNKPRVRLDECIRCFCCQELCPVKAVDIHRPVLMKWLSKL, from the coding sequence TTGGAGAAGAAAATAGTTTCTCTCATTCAGTGTAGAGAATATGATGATAAACTTATTAAAGAATCTATAGAAAAATCATTTGATCATTTAGGCGGTATAGGTAAATTTATTAATAGAGGAGACAAAGTTCTATTAAAGCTAAATTTATTGATGAAAAAAAACCCTGAAGATGCCACTACAACCCATCCAGTATTTACAAAGGCATTAGCACAGGTATTAATAGAATATGGGGCAGAGGTAATTATTGGTGATAGTCCAGGGGGCCCCTTTAATAGTTCACTGCTTAGAGGCGTTTATAAAGCTTGCGGTATTGAAGCAGCAGCGGCAGAGGTAGGAGCAAAACTAAACTTTAATACGAATACGATAGATATACAAAATCAAAATGGATTAATCTTAAAACGAATTACTGCCATTGAAGTCTTACAGGAAGTAGACAAAGTGATATCAGTTTCAAAGCTTAAAACCCATGGGATGATGATGTTTACCGGTGCTGTTAAAAATATGTTTGGGATCGTTGCGGGGCTTGAAAAGGCAGAATATCATGTAAGAATGCCTAATAATGAAGATTTTTCTAATGCTCTTGTGGACATATGTTTAGCTGCTAATCCTATCTTATCCTTTATGGATGGTATTGTTGGGATGGAGGGTGCTGGACCTAGTGCAGGAGATCCAAGGGAGATAGGGGCGGTGCTTGCTTCAACAAGCCCATATCATTTGGATGTTGTAGCAACATCGCTGATAGGACTAACACCTGCAAAGGTTCCAACGATTCAGAGAGCTATAGAAAGAGGATTATGTAAAGGAAACTTTGAAGATATTGATTTAAAAGGTGAAAAAGTTGACAGTTTTCTTCTTACAGATTTTGTTGTGCCTGAAATAAGGAGCTTAGACTTGCTGGAAGGCAAACTACCAAAATTTTTAAGAGATATACTGAACAATATGTTGCAGCCAAAACCAGTTTTCATGCATGATGATTGTGTGGGTTGTAGTGATTGTGCTGAAAGTTGTCCACCAAAAGTGATTGATATGGTAAGTAATAAACCGAGGGTAAGACTAGATGAATGTATAAGGTGCTTTTGTTGCCAAGAGTTGTGTCCTGTTAAGGCGGTAGATATACATAGGCCAGTGCTGATGAAATGGCTGTCGAAATTGTAA
- a CDS encoding DegV family protein — protein MYPIQIITDSTSDLSLEILQEKGIAMVPLYVIFGEKDAYRDSIEISTEDLYKKVDETGELPKTSAPTPVDFHNVFKPYIDEGKSIVYIGLSSQLSATIQNAKIAASEFPEGSIEIVDSLNLSAGIGLLVLKAVDYVREGLTHQEIAAKTREMISKMRTYFAIDTLQYLQKGGRCSSIQSFIGNMLKIRPILKVVEGKILLDQKTRGKREKTLNTLLQQVLKDSDQIDTDRMIIIHSLAPEDLLYLKEELLKVLEVKELIALEAGCVVSSHCGPKTVGIMYNVK, from the coding sequence ATGTATCCTATACAAATCATTACCGATAGTACAAGTGATCTCTCTTTAGAAATTCTCCAAGAAAAAGGAATTGCTATGGTGCCTTTATATGTTATTTTTGGAGAAAAAGATGCTTATAGGGATAGCATAGAAATTTCAACAGAGGATTTATATAAAAAAGTCGATGAAACGGGAGAGCTGCCTAAAACCTCTGCTCCTACACCAGTTGATTTTCACAATGTCTTTAAACCCTATATTGATGAAGGTAAAAGCATTGTATATATTGGTCTATCCTCTCAATTATCCGCTACCATACAAAATGCTAAAATAGCTGCTTCAGAGTTTCCTGAAGGATCCATTGAAATTGTGGATTCCCTAAATTTATCAGCTGGTATAGGATTGTTAGTCTTAAAAGCGGTGGATTATGTTAGAGAAGGTTTGACTCACCAAGAAATTGCAGCTAAAACAAGAGAAATGATTTCAAAAATGCGAACTTACTTTGCCATTGATACATTACAATACTTGCAAAAAGGCGGTAGGTGCTCATCTATTCAAAGTTTTATTGGAAACATGCTAAAGATCAGACCCATTCTTAAAGTAGTAGAGGGAAAAATTCTTCTTGATCAGAAGACAAGGGGTAAAAGAGAAAAAACCCTAAATACATTGTTGCAGCAAGTCTTAAAGGATTCAGATCAGATAGATACGGATAGAATGATTATCATTCATTCCCTTGCTCCTGAGGATTTATTGTACTTAAAAGAAGAACTTCTAAAAGTATTAGAAGTTAAAGAATTAATAGCCCTAGAGGCTGGATGTGTCGTCTCCAGCCACTGTGGACCAAAAACCGTGGGTATTATGTACAATGTTAAATAA
- a CDS encoding DUF362 domain-containing protein, translated as MRNRRVQEPIVGITHNQLEQLSIVEAIDLLPIDEIIKPGDRVVITPNWVKSKPPYTATVVGPQTLQKLIQYIKAKNPASVVVATGSGGDDTLKVFQEVGYDKIIQQENVEFIDLNYGPYTELVLEHNIIKSTKINKLLQETDVLISFTQLKQHEEATVSASIKNIALGWPPAEVHGFPKKKLGIHEDLHGFIAAISKKVPIDLAIVSLDKTMIGTGPSNGKAVNTEGLVIAATDPVAADAIGARLLGFLPQAVQYIYQLYKEGIGEADPKKMMIKGLTLEEAEKLFSKAAYGEEIVLDDNNVIKNIHGSQ; from the coding sequence ATGAGAAATAGAAGAGTGCAGGAACCCATTGTCGGCATAACCCATAATCAGCTGGAACAGTTGTCTATAGTAGAGGCTATAGACCTATTACCCATAGATGAAATCATCAAGCCAGGAGATCGGGTAGTGATTACTCCTAATTGGGTAAAATCAAAACCCCCCTACACAGCTACTGTTGTAGGACCTCAAACTTTACAAAAACTCATTCAATATATAAAAGCTAAAAATCCTGCAAGTGTTGTTGTAGCTACAGGTTCTGGTGGAGATGATACATTAAAGGTATTTCAAGAAGTGGGCTATGATAAGATTATTCAACAGGAAAATGTAGAATTTATCGATTTGAATTATGGCCCTTATACAGAACTAGTATTAGAACATAATATTATTAAAAGTACAAAAATTAATAAGTTACTGCAGGAAACAGATGTACTTATAAGCTTTACACAGTTAAAGCAGCATGAAGAAGCCACTGTAAGTGCTTCCATTAAAAATATTGCACTAGGATGGCCGCCTGCGGAAGTTCACGGGTTTCCTAAAAAAAAGTTAGGTATTCATGAAGATTTGCATGGATTTATAGCAGCGATATCCAAAAAAGTACCTATAGACTTAGCTATTGTAAGTCTAGATAAAACCATGATAGGAACAGGCCCTTCTAATGGCAAAGCAGTAAATACAGAAGGATTAGTGATAGCAGCTACAGATCCAGTAGCTGCAGATGCTATCGGGGCTAGGCTCTTAGGTTTTTTACCTCAAGCTGTGCAGTATATTTACCAACTATACAAAGAAGGTATAGGAGAAGCAGATCCTAAAAAAATGATGATAAAAGGACTGACGTTAGAAGAAGCAGAAAAATTGTTTTCTAAGGCAGCCTATGGTGAAGAAATTGTTTTAGATGATAATAATGTGATAAAAAACATTCACGGCTCACAATGA
- a CDS encoding Cof-type HAD-IIB family hydrolase, producing the protein MKYKLAVLDMDGTLLNSKHEISEENKRALREAMKCGVKIAIATGRIYTSAGFYAKLLGLATPIIACNGAFIKEPLGEEGIYSNPIKTEDVLKVIELCKEHNLYFQFYDEENFYVETLSHSALKYHNWNKKQKEEDQIKILQLEDAASYLKVKDIKVLKISIMDDDPKNLENIKNIISKIDSVEVNKSWYDNIEVMNRGVSKGKAIEALGKILDIHGDEIIAFGDNYNDLSMKDYVKTFVAMGNGEVYVKQQADYITDSNDDSGVARGIYKLVLGEKDH; encoded by the coding sequence ATGAAATATAAGCTAGCTGTGTTAGATATGGATGGAACTTTATTAAATAGTAAGCACGAAATAAGTGAAGAAAATAAAAGAGCATTAAGAGAAGCTATGAAATGTGGTGTAAAGATAGCTATTGCTACTGGCAGAATCTATACTTCAGCAGGATTTTATGCAAAACTCTTAGGGCTTGCTACTCCCATCATTGCGTGTAATGGTGCCTTTATAAAAGAACCATTAGGAGAAGAAGGTATTTATTCTAATCCTATCAAAACAGAGGATGTATTGAAGGTGATTGAGCTATGCAAAGAACACAATCTATATTTTCAATTTTATGATGAAGAAAATTTTTATGTGGAAACTTTAAGCCATAGTGCTTTAAAGTATCATAATTGGAACAAAAAACAAAAAGAAGAGGATCAGATTAAGATTCTTCAACTAGAAGATGCAGCTTCATATTTAAAGGTAAAGGACATAAAGGTATTGAAAATATCTATTATGGATGATGATCCTAAAAACTTGGAAAATATCAAAAACATTATTAGTAAAATTGATTCTGTAGAAGTAAATAAGTCATGGTATGATAATATAGAGGTAATGAATCGGGGTGTATCCAAAGGAAAAGCCATCGAGGCATTAGGAAAAATTTTAGATATTCATGGAGATGAAATCATAGCCTTTGGAGATAATTATAACGATCTCTCTATGAAGGATTATGTCAAAACCTTTGTGGCTATGGGCAATGGAGAAGTCTATGTAAAACAACAGGCAGATTATATCACCGATAGCAACGATGACAGTGGTGTAGCTAGGGGAATTTACAAGCTGGTTTTAGGAGAGAAGGATCACTAG
- a CDS encoding FecCD family ABC transporter permease — MEAEMKTKEKNHKILIGLLIVLFMVMLGASVVGAANIRIIDSLKIFISHIPRVGSRIDLTGIPTSHITIISSIRLPRIFLSFLVGYGLSVVGTAFQGMLKNPMADPFIIGTSSGAALGAAIAILFKLNTYFLGIGFISIFAFAGAIIATLIVYNLASVKAKVPVTTLLLAGVATGQFLTAITSFIMVVSSKDITSIVFWTMGSFSARGWSHVKIAFLPIIIGSIILYVFAKDLNLLLLGEETAENMGVEVEKTKKILLITSAFITAFAVSVSGIIGFVGLIIPHMTRMMVSSDNRILMPASGLVGGIFLIVVDTFARTIIAPTEVPVGIITALAGGPFFIYLLRTTKKII, encoded by the coding sequence ATGGAGGCTGAGATGAAGACGAAAGAAAAAAATCATAAGATACTCATAGGACTTTTGATTGTGCTATTTATGGTGATGTTGGGGGCTTCCGTAGTAGGGGCTGCTAATATCAGAATTATAGATAGCTTGAAAATTTTCATTTCCCACATACCTCGGGTGGGAAGTAGAATAGATTTGACGGGCATTCCTACTTCTCACATTACTATTATTTCTAGTATACGACTACCTAGAATCTTCTTATCTTTTCTTGTGGGATATGGGTTATCTGTAGTAGGTACAGCTTTTCAGGGGATGTTAAAAAACCCTATGGCAGATCCTTTTATTATTGGGACTTCCTCGGGGGCAGCTTTAGGGGCAGCGATTGCCATTTTATTTAAGCTAAACACCTACTTTTTAGGAATAGGTTTTATTTCTATATTTGCCTTCGCAGGAGCGATAATAGCCACTTTGATTGTATATAATCTTGCTAGCGTTAAAGCAAAGGTTCCTGTTACAACATTATTATTGGCAGGGGTAGCCACAGGACAGTTTCTTACAGCCATCACCTCCTTTATCATGGTGGTTTCTTCTAAAGATATTACTAGCATTGTTTTTTGGACGATGGGGAGCTTTTCTGCTAGAGGATGGAGTCATGTAAAAATAGCTTTTTTACCTATTATCATTGGAAGTATAATACTATATGTTTTTGCAAAGGACTTAAACTTACTCTTGCTGGGAGAAGAAACTGCGGAAAATATGGGTGTAGAGGTGGAAAAGACGAAAAAAATTCTATTGATCACCAGTGCATTTATTACAGCCTTTGCTGTTTCTGTCAGTGGAATTATAGGTTTTGTGGGTCTGATTATTCCTCACATGACACGGATGATGGTTTCTTCAGACAATAGAATTCTTATGCCTGCCAGTGGTTTAGTAGGAGGGATTTTTCTTATTGTTGTAGATACCTTTGCTAGAACGATTATCGCTCCAACAGAGGTTCCAGTCGGAATTATCACTGCTTTGGCAGGAGGTCCCTTTTTTATTTACCTATTAAGAACAACCAAAAAAATCATATAG
- a CDS encoding cobyric acid synthase, translating to MKTGKSIMLQGTASSVGKSLLTAALCRIFHQEGYKVVPFKSQNMALNSFITEEGLEMGRAQVFQAEAAGIKPSASMNPILLKPTGDKHAQVIIKGKVFKNMTAVEYHDFKPELKSMVAEVYQELVTSNDIVVIEGAGSPAEINLRDKDIVNMGMAEIADCPVILIGDIDRGGVFASLYGTIMLLTEEERKRVKGIFINKFRGDTKILEPGLKMLEDLTGVPVLGVIPYGDLNIEDEDSVTERFKKDINKEGKVTIEVVQLPHISNFTDFHVFEILPDVNLRYVTRGETIGNPDIVIIPGSKNTIADLKYLRESGLEKEILRVHKEGSHIIGVCGGYQILGEKIVDPLGVESSLKEIKGLGLLEVETTFEGEKVTTQIEGEIIFEDNEILKECKDTAIKGYEIHMGRTKLEEGVKPLLQITQKLGQEVAYSDGAVSKDGRVFGTYIHGIFDEISFTQKMINNILNKKGLTSELKEEKSFQDFKEKEYDKLAKLVKESIDLEKIYKIMEV from the coding sequence ATGAAAACAGGAAAAAGTATTATGTTACAGGGAACAGCATCTTCAGTAGGGAAAAGTTTATTAACAGCGGCATTATGTAGGATTTTTCATCAAGAGGGTTATAAAGTTGTTCCTTTTAAATCGCAAAACATGGCTTTAAATTCCTTTATTACAGAGGAAGGACTAGAAATGGGGAGAGCTCAAGTATTTCAAGCGGAGGCAGCAGGAATTAAACCATCAGCATCTATGAATCCTATACTTTTAAAGCCTACAGGAGATAAGCATGCCCAAGTAATTATCAAGGGAAAAGTATTTAAAAACATGACAGCGGTAGAATATCATGATTTTAAGCCTGAATTAAAAAGTATGGTTGCAGAAGTATACCAGGAACTGGTTACCTCCAATGATATTGTTGTTATAGAAGGAGCAGGAAGTCCTGCAGAGATTAACTTACGAGATAAAGATATTGTAAATATGGGAATGGCAGAAATTGCTGATTGTCCTGTAATTTTAATTGGAGATATTGATAGAGGTGGTGTGTTTGCATCTTTATATGGAACCATTATGCTGTTGACAGAAGAAGAACGAAAGCGTGTAAAGGGTATATTCATTAACAAATTCCGAGGAGATACAAAAATTTTAGAACCGGGATTAAAAATGCTAGAGGATCTCACGGGAGTACCTGTACTAGGGGTAATACCTTATGGTGATTTGAACATAGAGGATGAAGACAGTGTAACTGAACGCTTTAAGAAGGACATCAATAAAGAAGGAAAAGTAACCATAGAAGTTGTGCAACTTCCTCATATTTCTAACTTTACAGATTTTCATGTTTTTGAAATTTTACCAGATGTAAATTTACGCTACGTAACAAGGGGAGAAACCATAGGGAATCCAGATATTGTTATTATTCCTGGTTCTAAGAATACAATTGCTGATTTAAAGTATTTAAGAGAAAGTGGCTTAGAAAAAGAAATTTTAAGAGTACACAAGGAAGGCAGCCATATCATAGGTGTTTGTGGGGGATATCAAATCTTAGGGGAGAAAATAGTAGACCCTCTTGGAGTAGAGAGCAGTCTTAAAGAGATAAAGGGATTGGGACTGCTGGAGGTAGAAACCACCTTTGAAGGAGAAAAGGTAACTACACAAATCGAAGGAGAAATTATCTTTGAAGATAATGAGATCTTAAAGGAATGTAAAGATACTGCCATTAAAGGATATGAAATACACATGGGAAGAACCAAGCTGGAGGAAGGTGTAAAGCCCTTATTACAGATTACACAAAAATTAGGTCAAGAAGTTGCTTACTCAGATGGAGCTGTAAGCAAGGATGGCAGAGTTTTTGGTACATATATTCATGGAATTTTTGATGAAATAAGCTTCACCCAGAAGATGATTAATAATATATTAAACAAAAAAGGTCTTACATCTGAGTTGAAGGAGGAAAAAAGCTTCCAAGACTTTAAAGAAAAGGAATACGATAAACTTGCTAAGTTAGTAAAAGAAAGCATTGATCTAGAAAAAATTTATAAGATCATGGAGGTATAA
- a CDS encoding NlpC/P60 family protein — translation MDNYGLIEHCKKTLEEKWGYVWGTFGQVLTENLLQQKILQYPTNVGSFQEFIRQNWMGKRTADCTGLIKSYLWWNDGNIKYDAATDISANMMYNRATEKGDIRTMPDIPGICVWKDGHIGVYISEGKVIEARGTRQGVIQSSLSGTDSAGWTHWLKCPYIEYIEKVEENQESPEWARLARTWIMDNGISDGSRPKDPATREEVWRMLQKYAERLK, via the coding sequence ATGGATAACTATGGTTTGATAGAACACTGTAAAAAAACTTTGGAGGAAAAATGGGGCTATGTGTGGGGAACTTTTGGTCAGGTACTGACTGAGAATTTGTTGCAGCAAAAAATATTACAATACCCAACGAATGTAGGAAGTTTCCAAGAGTTCATAAGACAAAATTGGATGGGAAAAAGGACTGCTGATTGTACGGGGCTTATAAAATCTTACCTTTGGTGGAATGATGGAAATATTAAGTACGATGCAGCGACAGATATTAGTGCCAATATGATGTACAATCGGGCTACAGAAAAGGGAGACATAAGGACTATGCCAGATATTCCAGGGATTTGTGTCTGGAAAGATGGGCATATAGGTGTGTATATCAGTGAGGGAAAAGTAATAGAAGCAAGAGGTACCAGACAAGGAGTGATACAATCATCTCTTAGTGGCACAGACTCAGCAGGATGGACCCATTGGTTAAAATGTCCATATATAGAGTATATTGAAAAAGTAGAAGAAAATCAAGAATCACCAGAATGGGCTAGATTAGCGAGAACCTGGATAATGGATAATGGCATAAGCGATGGTTCTAGACCAAAAGATCCTGCTACAAGAGAAGAAGTGTGGAGAATGTTACAAAAATATGCAGAAAGGTTAAAATAG
- a CDS encoding ABC transporter ATP-binding protein — MTNSIKIQDITFQYNEAKILNKLTLTIGENSFTSIIGPNGSGKSTLLKIMARNLHPRRGKILLGEKDLKAYAAKALAQEMAVVPQSTEVAYNFTVEDIVLMGRHPHLMRFQREGLKDFEIAREAMELTNTWHLRDRAINEVSGGERQRVIIARALAQEPKVILLDEPTSALDIHHQIEVLDLLKYLNEDRKVMIVAVLHDLNLAARYSKEMLLLHEGSIITMGATEKVMTVENLKKAYHMEMMVDRNIYTGNLQVTPISVKGWNKN; from the coding sequence ATGACAAACTCTATTAAAATACAAGACATTACTTTTCAGTATAATGAAGCTAAAATTTTAAACAAATTAACCCTCACTATTGGTGAAAACAGTTTTACCAGTATTATCGGACCCAATGGCTCTGGAAAATCCACCCTATTAAAAATCATGGCTAGAAACCTGCATCCCCGTAGAGGAAAAATCCTACTAGGAGAAAAGGACTTAAAGGCTTATGCTGCAAAAGCATTGGCGCAAGAGATGGCAGTGGTTCCTCAAAGCACAGAGGTAGCTTACAACTTTACCGTTGAGGATATTGTGTTGATGGGAAGACATCCTCATTTAATGCGTTTTCAGAGGGAAGGACTGAAGGATTTTGAAATTGCTAGGGAAGCAATGGAACTAACCAATACTTGGCACTTACGAGATCGAGCGATCAATGAGGTTAGTGGTGGAGAAAGACAACGGGTGATTATTGCTAGGGCATTGGCCCAGGAGCCCAAGGTGATTTTATTGGACGAGCCTACCTCAGCATTGGATATTCATCATCAAATAGAAGTATTAGACTTGTTGAAGTATCTAAATGAAGATAGAAAGGTGATGATTGTAGCAGTATTGCATGATTTGAACCTAGCTGCTAGGTATAGTAAAGAAATGCTACTTTTACACGAAGGAAGTATTATTACAATGGGGGCCACAGAAAAAGTGATGACAGTAGAGAATTTGAAAAAAGCCTATCATATGGAAATGATGGTGGATAGAAACATCTACACTGGTAATCTACAGGTTACACCTATATCTGTTAAAGGATGGAACAAGAACTAA
- a CDS encoding Fur family transcriptional regulator, whose protein sequence is METLVKFLKDNNCKITPQRIAIYQAVKDSEDHPNAEAIYKKLAPAYPTISLATVYKSLELFAGLGLVQVINIGENSFRYDSNTTSHPHVVCNKCQKVEDLENEFFKHLSKRVESLTGYQIDNQHLCFYGVCDACVPS, encoded by the coding sequence ATGGAGACTTTAGTAAAGTTTTTGAAAGACAATAACTGTAAAATCACGCCACAACGTATTGCAATTTATCAAGCTGTAAAAGATAGTGAGGATCACCCTAATGCTGAAGCTATTTACAAAAAGCTTGCCCCTGCATATCCAACCATCAGCCTAGCTACTGTCTACAAGTCCTTAGAGCTTTTTGCAGGATTAGGGTTGGTGCAAGTAATTAATATAGGGGAAAATAGCTTTAGATACGACTCAAACACTACAAGTCATCCTCATGTCGTGTGCAACAAATGCCAAAAAGTTGAAGATTTAGAAAATGAATTTTTCAAGCATTTGTCCAAAAGGGTAGAAAGTTTAACAGGTTACCAAATCGACAATCAGCACCTTTGCTTTTATGGTGTATGTGACGCCTGTGTACCTTCTTAA
- the cbiB gene encoding adenosylcobinamide-phosphate synthase CbiB, with protein MKVLLSAYILDLILGDPQGFPHPVRYIGNFISYLEKKLLNLKKSTQSQFIMGIVLAVIVIVTAYVLTSAIIKIAYSLHAYLGVFVSVLLGYTVLATKSLDVETRKVYKKLEDGSIEDARTALSYIVGRDTEDLDEKEITRATVETIGENISDGIIAPMFYFFIGGVPLAMAYKAANTLDSMVGYKNDKYLYFGRFSAKFDDVVNYIPARLTAIFVIIAAVLRRKNCSQAVKTVLRDNDKHNSPNAGYPEAAVAGALEIQLGGTNKYFGREVYKPTIGNSLDVLNKSHILKTIDLMYWTSAVAMLFFTILKLMMGDWSYGPWW; from the coding sequence ATGAAGGTCCTACTTAGTGCATACATACTGGATTTAATATTAGGAGACCCTCAGGGGTTTCCTCATCCTGTCCGTTATATTGGCAATTTTATCAGCTATTTAGAAAAAAAATTACTTAATTTAAAGAAAAGCACACAAAGTCAATTTATAATGGGGATAGTTCTGGCGGTTATTGTCATTGTAACCGCCTATGTTCTCACCTCAGCAATCATTAAAATAGCTTATTCTTTACATGCTTACTTAGGAGTTTTTGTATCGGTTTTATTGGGTTATACTGTGCTGGCCACCAAGAGTTTAGATGTTGAAACAAGAAAGGTATATAAAAAACTAGAAGATGGAAGTATAGAGGATGCCCGTACAGCCTTATCCTATATTGTTGGTAGAGATACAGAAGACTTAGATGAAAAGGAAATTACAAGAGCTACGGTTGAAACCATTGGCGAAAATATTTCTGATGGTATTATTGCACCTATGTTTTACTTTTTTATAGGTGGTGTTCCTTTGGCAATGGCTTATAAAGCTGCCAATACCTTAGATTCTATGGTGGGCTATAAAAATGACAAATATTTATACTTTGGTAGATTTTCTGCAAAATTTGATGATGTTGTAAACTATATCCCTGCAAGACTAACAGCTATCTTTGTTATCATTGCTGCTGTCTTGAGGAGAAAAAATTGTAGCCAAGCTGTCAAAACTGTTTTGAGGGATAACGATAAACACAACAGTCCAAATGCTGGTTATCCTGAGGCTGCTGTAGCAGGAGCTTTAGAAATACAACTTGGGGGCACCAATAAATACTTTGGTAGAGAAGTTTATAAACCTACCATAGGAAACTCTTTAGATGTGTTAAATAAAAGCCATATTCTTAAAACGATTGATTTAATGTATTGGACCTCTGCAGTGGCGATGCTATTTTTTACTATACTAAAATTAATGATGGGAGATTGGTCATATGGCCCATGGTGGTAA
- the cobD gene encoding threonine-phosphate decarboxylase CobD, giving the protein MAHGGNIFEIQRKCNIHKDDLLDYSANINPLGLPDSLKTMILHSIEDLQHYPDIHYEELKMAIAEYYCVDKKDIFVGNGAAQIIFDTIHALNPKKTMILAPTFSEYERALKVCGSEIVKHALHEEEDFRVNIQELLEAMDKDIDLMILCNPNNPTSKLLKAEEIKKVLEQAVKKNIYLMIDEAFMDFVSEEESYSMMQSYREYENLVIVRAFTKFYGIPGLRLGFGLCSNEKLKEKISSGAIPWSINTFAAYFGKVLLAETNYVEKTHRWLENEKKRFVEKLKEIDGLKIFSPSVNFILVKILKPNVDVLQLQKKLLEKNILIRDCSNFSNLDKSFFRIAIKDETNNEKFAEALQEAMIK; this is encoded by the coding sequence ATGGCCCATGGTGGTAATATATTTGAGATACAAAGAAAGTGCAATATTCACAAAGATGATCTTCTAGATTATAGTGCGAATATTAATCCTTTAGGACTTCCAGATTCTTTAAAAACAATGATTTTACATAGCATAGAGGACCTTCAACACTACCCTGATATTCATTATGAGGAATTAAAAATGGCTATTGCAGAATATTACTGTGTTGATAAAAAGGATATTTTCGTAGGAAATGGTGCTGCACAGATTATTTTTGATACGATTCACGCATTAAACCCCAAAAAAACCATGATTTTGGCACCTACCTTTAGTGAATATGAAAGAGCACTAAAAGTTTGTGGTAGTGAAATTGTGAAGCATGCTTTACATGAAGAAGAGGACTTTCGTGTTAATATCCAAGAACTGTTAGAGGCAATGGATAAGGATATTGATCTAATGATTTTATGTAATCCAAATAACCCTACCAGTAAGCTATTAAAGGCAGAAGAAATAAAAAAGGTATTAGAACAAGCTGTTAAAAAGAATATCTATTTAATGATAGATGAAGCCTTTATGGACTTTGTAAGTGAAGAAGAATCCTATAGCATGATGCAGTCTTATCGAGAATACGAGAATTTAGTGATTGTAAGAGCTTTTACAAAGTTTTATGGGATACCAGGATTGCGATTAGGATTTGGTTTATGTAGTAATGAGAAACTTAAGGAAAAAATTTCAAGTGGAGCGATTCCCTGGAGTATAAATACATTTGCAGCATATTTTGGAAAAGTATTATTAGCAGAAACAAACTATGTTGAAAAAACTCATAGATGGTTGGAGAATGAAAAGAAGCGATTTGTGGAAAAATTAAAAGAAATAGACGGACTGAAAATTTTCTCTCCTTCTGTTAATTTTATTCTTGTAAAAATTTTAAAACCAAATGTTGATGTTTTACAGCTGCAGAAAAAACTGTTAGAAAAAAATATTTTAATTAGAGATTGTAGTAACTTTAGCAACTTGGATAAAAGTTTTTTCAGGATAGCAATAAAAGATGAAACAAATAATGAGAAGTTTGCAGAGGCTTTACAGGAAGCGATGATCAAGTAA